The following proteins are co-located in the Halictus rubicundus isolate RS-2024b chromosome 1, iyHalRubi1_principal, whole genome shotgun sequence genome:
- the L(1)g0196 gene encoding inositol hexakisphosphate and diphosphoinositol-pentakisphosphate kinase isoform X1 produces MSYTELEHGYQGLRNASRPIFYVGDLNTVQPTLVGPVASSIYRSSKRAELSDGCSNDDGCMGGSDLEGEGKQVLVGVCAMAKKSQSKPMKEILTRLEEFEYIKIVVFPEEVILKESVEDWPIVDCLISFHSKGFPLDKAISYANLRNPFIINNLPMQYDIQDRRRVYAILSSEGIEIPRYAVLDRDSSDPKHHELVESEDHVEVNGVTFNKPFVEKPVSAEDHNIYIYYPTSAGGGSQRLFRKIGSRSSVYSPESRVRKTGSYIYEDFMPTDGTDVKVYTVGPDYAHAEARKSPALDGKVERDSEGKEIRYPVILSNAEKLISRKVCLAFKQTVCGFDLLRANGQSFVCDVNGFSFVKNSNKYYDDCAKILGNMILRELAPTLHIPWSVPFQLDDPPIVPTTFGKMMELRCVVAVIRHGDRTPKQKMKVEVRHPKFFEIFAKYDGYKHGHIKLKRPKQLQEILDTARSLLAEIQHRAAGPELEEKQGKLEQLKSVLEMYGHFSGINRKVQMKYQPRGRPRGSSSDDGTKNRLGEPSLVLILKWGGELTPAGRIQAEELGRIFRCMYPGGQGRHLSEEDSKMLPNHGDYAGAQGLGLLRLHSTFRHDLKIYASDEGRVQMTAAAFAKGLLALEGELTPILVQMVKSANTNGLLDNDCDSSKYQNMVKTKLHELLQQDREFTREDREQINPGNALSINAAMDFVKNPVRCCQHVHILIQKLMDIVRIKKDDSKTKDAILYHGETWELMGRRWGKIEKDFCTKNKRFDISKIPDIYDCIKYDLQHNNHTLQFEHAEELYIYSKYLADIVIPQEYGLTVQEKLTIGQGICTPLLKKIRADLQRNIEESGEETVNRLNPRYSHGVSSPGRHVRTRLYFTSESHVHSLLTVLRYGGLLDIVKDEQWRRAMEYVSMVSELNYMSQIVVMLYEDPTKDPSSEERFHVELHFSPGVNCCVQKNLPPGPGFRPHSRNESSHNIGESGGGSTQDTISQCSARIEEEDVELAISDDDFMNPPMQSDTPPLVMETDAMDSIMDSPTTSRAVDMMDLEPNIMDEPFDSGFLQSSAPIPISARTVAGHEAARLGSQLAASQRQRRDAERGGIVEPRARSYDHQRQDKPEKAADKLQYQSLDAVNKEEKGQHGMTKRRIETSSQALLHVPTGKVVLPHSFSSPELPVPSIETSTSTPLVTLHNTPLVSPNSRASDIPDITDITDIVVPVPTVRLSTCLDTDSEEADPRLRFQSKKYGRSHTDTIVPYIARESSSSSSSTVRSTTIRPDSRSNPWTPKSSRLLSHRDRVPGTARDQAQLGKRSRSLSPYLPRCLCYNCNVSELIMRSRDLPPMERSNFDTYFARSLSHKFFNCSCYLNLYQEESNRSSCSVSSNDSSGYERAKDSPQSVSFDPEVVSSSNVSRQGQCLPTSLGCSLLASGERMSGERYPVSKGRRKWRFDKEAVRRTCGGGSAFESVRRPTGTMSCPNLHNFLLGDSVCSTENFSAGCSLVRRCWSCTNVTLQWHGRLVDDVPDRVSMLYHSSSVHGNDAHGDHDIPSRESNHRSKCPRAPFSRLQPQRSFSSPDTRPSIIQPDPTCTARRHRHSISGQMSYFKLLGYNINKKLTGSANSLFSTAVISGSSSAPNLKDMVPPHASAVAAIEGFGGVPPIRPLETLHNALSLRQLDSFLEMMTTAPLFRTPASSPPKYPSPGGSTHESVNPNLSVGGISCEYHSSALEAVRYRKKKLNKPPLYISPTPIQYKSSNDGEPCDVRNQLSPTSPNSTGWSSEPQSFISSEPSSPAPTSTGECSMSISLISNEGAQSFSTGPKCPTTPCLDVDFNDFCMNIDQEHRESRGSVSYTDYYSNEDGQIRKCTFGTNFGSNLQKIICTDDLPLDNMDDDEDRTITLKQTEEQRKQDVKRIFEQQEKSRTKSSTSCKKIGRFLVESMDIADEDVRIKEADVSDKAKVSTQQKAESSNAERAQRSRDTSTEKIHSFNSHKRKNFSRSQSVSTPKVSVPKPQTNLSYKCASKLSSLSNMSDKDLEDWKQILVDAKPPSSPLTSEEEPILTVAASLTNSSSVTIGFNVHENKENKEKKEQKE; encoded by the exons ATGTCTTACACTGAATTGGAACATGGTTATCAG GGTCTACGGAATGCCAGTCGACCAATTTTCTATGTAGGGGATTTAAATACAGTTCAACCAACCCTTGTGGGTCCTGTTGCTTCTTCTATATATCGTTCATCAAAAAGA gCCGAACTGTCGGACGGGTGCAGCAATGATGATGGATGCATGGGTGGCAGTGATTTGGAAGGAGAAGGGAAGCAAGTGTTGGTTGGAGTCTGTGCGATGGCGAAGAAGTCGCAGAGTAAACcgatgaaagaaattttgacgagattagaagaatttgagtaCATTAAAATAGTGGTATTCCCTGAAGAAGTGATCTTGAAG GAATCCGTAGAAGATTGGCCAATCGTTGACTGCTTAATAAGTTTCCACAGTAAAGGTTTTCCTCTCGACAAAGCTATAAGTTATGCTAATCTTAGAAATCCCTTCATTATCAATAATCTGCCAATGCAGTATGATATTCAA GATCGCAGGAGAGTTTATGCTATTCTAAGCAGCGAAGGTATCGAGATTCCAAGATATGCTGTTCTAGATAGAGATTCGTCCGATCCAAAAC atCACGAGTTGGTGGAGTCGGAAGATCATGTGGAGGTTAACGGTGTTACATTCAACAAACCATTTGTGGAAAAGCCAGTGTCTGCCGAAGATCATAACATCTACATTTATTATCCTACATCTGCGGGTGGAGGTAGCCAGAGATTATTCAGGAAG ATTGGAAGTCGCAGTAGTGTATATTCGCCAGAATCTCGAGTACGTAAAACGGGTTCTTACATTTATGAAGATTTTATGCCCACCGATGGGACAGATGTTAAAGTTTACACAGTGGGGCCCGACTATGCTCACGCCGAGGCTCGGAAAAGTCCTGCGTTAGATGGAAAAGTGGAAAGAGACTCAGAAGGGAAAGAAATTCGGTATCCTGTCATACTAAGCAACGCCGAGAAGCTAATAAGTAGAAAAGTATGTTTAGCTTTCAAGCAAACGGTTTGCGGTTTTGATTTGCTTAG AGCAAACGGTCAATCGTTCGTCTGCGACGTGAATGGCTTCAGTTTTGTCAAAAATTCGAATAAGTACTACGACGATTGCGCAAAGATTTTGGGAAACATGATTCTCAGGGAATTAGCACCTACTTTGCATATTCCATGGAGCGTTCCGTTTCAATTGGACGACCCGCCAATCGTACCCACGACATTTGGAAAGAT GATGGAATTACGTTGTGTTGTCGCTGTCATAAGACACGGTGATAGAACCCCAAAGCAAAAAATGAAGGTGGAAGTTCGTCATCCGAA ATTcttcgagatatttgcaaaatacGACGGTTACAAGCATGGTCACATTAAATTGAAGCGACCCAAGCAGCTGCAAGAGATATTGGACACTGCTCGGAGTCTACTGGCCGAGATACAGCACAGGGCTGCAGGTCCGGAATTGGAAGAAAAGCAAGGAAAACTCGAACAATTGAAAAGCGTTTTAGAAAT GTATGGTCACTTCTCAGGAATAAATCGTAAAGTACAAATGAAGTATCAGCCAAGAGGACGACCGAGAGGAAGTTCCTCGGATGATGGTACAAAAA ATCGGCTGGGAGAACCGTCACTTGTACTTATCTTGAAATGGGGCGGAGAATTAACACCCGCTGGTCGCATTCAAGCGGAGGAATTAGGAAGAATATTTCGTTGCATGTACCCCGGTGGTCAAGGTAGACACCTTAGTG aGGAAGACTCAAAGATGTTACCAAACCACG GTGATTATGCCGGTGCTCAAGGTTTGGGTCTGTTGCGACTTCATTCAACCTTTCGTCACGATTTGAAGATCTATGCGAGCGACGAGGGAAGAGTACAGATGACTGCAGCGGCGTTCGCGAAAGGTTTGCTCGCCCTGGAGGGCGAATTGACTCCGATATTGGTGCAAATGGTCAAGAGCGCAAACACCAATGGTCTTTTGGACAACGATTGCGACAGTAGCAAATACCAGAACAT GGTCAAGACGAAACTTCACGAGCTGTTGCAACAAGACCGAGAGTTTACTCGTGAGGACAGAGAACAAATAAACCCTGGGAACGCGTTGAGTATCAATGCAGCCATggattttgttaaaaatccGGTTCGCTGTTGTCAGCATGTACATATCTTGATTCAGAAGCTAATGGACATTGTGAGGATTAAGAAAGATGATTCGAAAACGAAAG ATGCAATTCTTTATCACGGCGAGACATGGGAGTTAATGGGTCGCCGCTGGGGAAAGATCGAAAAGGATTTTTGTACTAAGAACAAGAGATTCGATATATCAAAAATACCTGATATTTACGACTGCATCAAGTATGATTTGCAACACAATAACCATACGTTGCAATTCGAGCACGCGGAAGAACTGTACATTTACTCGAAATATTTGGCAGATATAGTTATACCACAG GAATACGGATTAACGGTACAAGAGAAATTAACTATAGGACAAGGTATTTGTACTCCCCTTTTGAAGAAGATCAGAGCCGATTTGCAAAGAAATATCGAAGAATCTGGAGAAGAAACAGTGAATCGACTTAATCCAAG ATATTCTCACGGTGTTTCGAGTCCTGGCCGACACGTGCGCACAAGATTGTATTTCACCAGCGAGAGTCACGTGCACTCCTTGTTAACGGTGTTACGTTACGGCGGCTTGCTCGAT ATAGTAAAAGACGAGCAATGGCGACGAGCTATGGAGTACGTTAGCATGGTGTCCGAATTAAACTACATGTCGCAAATTGTAGTCATGCTGTACGAAGATCCAACTAAGGATCCCAGCAGCGAAGAACGTTTCCATGTTGAGTTGCATTTCAGTCCTGGCGTGAACTGTTGCGTACAAAAAAATTTACCGCCAGGGCCAGGGTTCAGACCTCATTCGCGAAACGAGAGTAGCCACAATATC GGTGAAAGCGGCGGCGGATCCACGCAAGACACTATTTCTCAGTGCAGTGCACGGATAGAAGAAGAAGACGTCGAATTGGCAATTTCGGATGACGATTTTATGAATCCACCGATGCAATCT GACACGCCCCCGCTGGTGATGGAAACCGATGCAATGGACTCGATAATGGATAGTCCAACAACGAGCAGAGCCGTCGATATGATGGACCTGGAACCCAACATAATGGATGAACCATTTGACAGTGGATTCTTGCAGAGCTCCGCGCCAATTCCGATAAG TGCTAGAACAGTGGCGGGTCATGAAGCAGCTAGACTCGGTAGCCAGTTGGCTGCTAGTCAGCgtcaacgacgcgacgcggaaaGAGGCGGAATCGTGGAGCCACGTGCACGCAGTTACGATCATCAAAGACAAGACAAGCCTGAGAAAG CTGCGGACAAGCTGCAGTATCAGAGCTTGGACGCGGTCAACAAGGAAG AGAAGGGGCAGCATGGGATGACAAAGCGCCGGATAGAGACGTCTAGCCAGGCTTTGCTGCACGTGCCTACGGGGAAGGTGGTTTTGCCGCACTCCTTCAGCTCACCGGAGTTACCTGTTCCTTCAATCGAAACCTCCACTTCAACACCTTTGGTGACTTTACACAATACCCCTCTAGTTTCGCCGAACAGCAGAGCCTCGGATATCCCGGATATCACGGATATCACGGATATCGTGGTCCCGGTCCCCACGGTTCGTCTCTCGACATGCCTCGATACCGATTCCGAAGAGGCTGACCCTCGTCTACGCTTTCAAAGTAAGAAATACGGACGTTCCCATACAGATACGATTGTCCCCTATATCGCGCGcgaatcgtcgtcgtcgtcatcgtcgacAGTTAGATCGACCACGATCAGGCCTGATTCACGGAGCAATCCGTGGACACCAAAGTCCTCCCGTTTGTTATCCCATCGCGACAGAGTCCCAGGGACAGCGCGAGACCAGGCCCAGCTTGGTAAACGGTCTCGTTCGTTGTCTCCCTATTTGCCCAGGTGTCTCTGTTATAATTGTAACGTGTCAGAACTAATTATGCGAAGCAGGGACCTGCCGCCCATGGAACGATCCAACTTCGACACCTACTTTGCTCGTTCGTTGTCTCACAAGTTCTTTAATTGTTCTTGTTATCTGAACCTCTATCAGGAAGAGTCGAATCGCTCATCTTGCAGCGTCTCCTCCAACGACAGCTCTGGATACGAGAGAGCGAAAGATAGTCCGCAGTCGGTTAGCTTCGATCCAGAGGTTGTTAGCTCGTCCAACGTGTCTCGACAAGGACAATGTCTGCCGACGTCTCTCGGTTGTTCCTTGTTAGCATCCGGCGAACGTATGTCGGGCGAACGGTATCCGGTGTCCAAGGGAAGACGGAAGTGGAGGTTCGACAAGGAAGCCGTTCGAAGGACGTGCGGTGGTGGTTCTGCTTTCGAGAGTGTTCGTCGACCAACTGGAACGATGTCGTGTCCGAATTTGCATAACTTTTTGCTCGGTGATTCGGTTTGTTCGACGGAGAACTTCTCAGCCGGTTGTTCGTTGGTACGCAGATGTTGGTCTTGCACAAATGTGACCCTCCAGTGGCACGGTAGACTGGTAGATGATGTACCCGATCGTGTTAGTATGCTTTACCATTCGTCCTCTGTGCACGGTAATGATGCTCACGGCGATCATGACATCCCCTCGCGCGAGTCTAACCATAGGTCCAAGTGTCCACGTGCACCGTTCTCCCGACTCCAGCCTCAGAGATCCTTCTCATCTCCAGACACACGACCTTCGATCATTCAACCTGACCCTACCTGCACAGCAAGGCGCCACCGTCACAGTATCTCCGGACAGATGAGTTATTTCAAGCTGTTGGGCTACAACATCAACAAGAAGCTGACCGGGTCAGCCAACAGTCTGTTCAGCACCGCGGTTATCAGTGGATCCTCCAGTGCTCCTAACTTGAAGGACATGGTTCCTCCTCACGCGTCCGCTGTTGCTG CGATAGAAGGCTTCGGTGGTGTGCCACCTATCAGGCCACTGGAGACGCTCCACAATGCCTTGTCTCTTCGCCAGTTGGACTCCTTTTTGGAAATGATGACTACAGCTCCCCTGTTTCGTACACCTGCCTCGTCGCCTCCAAAGTATCCGTCGCCGGGTGGATCCACTCATGAATCCGTTAATCCTAATCTCAGTGTCGGCGGGATCAGTTGCGAGTACCACTCTTCCGCTTTGGAAGCTGTCAGGTACcgtaagaaaaaattaaataaaccaCCTTT ATACATTTCCCCGACTCCTATACAATATAAGTCTTCGAACGATGGGGAACCGTGCGATGTAAGGAACCAACTGTCGCCAACCAGTCCCAACA GTACTGGTTGGAGTAGCGAGCCACAATCGTTTATATCATCCGAACCATCGTCTCCTGCTCCAACTTCCACAGGAGAGTGCAGTATGTCTATAAGCTTAATCAGCAACGAAGG GGCGCAATCTTTCAGCACGGGCCCCAAGTGTCCGACGACTCCTTGTCTGGACGTTGACTTCAACGACTTCTGCATGAACATCGATCAAGAGCATAGAGAAAGTCGTGGCAGCGTGTCGTACACGGACTATTACAGCAACGAGGACGGACAGATTCGAAAGTGCACTTTTGGAACGAATTTTGGTAGCAATCTACAGAAAATCATTTGCACCGATGATCTTCCTCTCGACAATATGGACGACGACGAGGACCGTACGATAACGTTGAAGCAAACCGAAGAGCAAAGGAAGCAGGACGTCAAGCGGATATTCGAGCAACAGGAAAAATCGAGAACAAAATCTAGCACCAGCTGCAAAAAGATTGGAAG GTTTCTCGTCGAGAGCATGGACATAGCGGACGAGGATGTTAGGATCAAAGAGGCGGACGTCTCCGATAAAGCGAAAGTATCTACCCAGCAAAAAGCTGAATCCTCGAACGCGGAGAGAGCTCAGAGAAGCAGAGACACCAGCACGGAAAAGATTCATTCGTTCAACAGTCACAAGAGGAAGAATTTTTCCCGGTCGCAGAGCGTTTCCACTCCGAAAGTATCCGTTCCAAAGCCTCAGACCAATCTGAGTTACAAATGCGCGTCGAAATTGAGCTCGTTGTCGAACATGTCGGACAAGGATTTGGAAGATTGGAAGCAGATCTTGGTCGACGCGAAGCCACCTTCCTCGCCTTTAACTAGCGAGGAAGAGCCAATACTAACCGTGGCAGCCAGTTTGACGAACAGCTCCAGCGTAACCATAGGTTTCAACGTCCACGAGAACAAGGAAAACAAAGAGAAGAAAGAGCAGAAAGAGTAA